In Molothrus aeneus isolate 106 chromosome 4, BPBGC_Maene_1.0, whole genome shotgun sequence, the following are encoded in one genomic region:
- the LOC136555872 gene encoding bifunctional heparan sulfate N-deacetylase/N-sulfotransferase 4-like isoform X3: MNLIGKLRRSFRMLVILLATFCLASIVISAYFLYTGYKQEMALVESTGQAECEDLKLLPYRSAELRTPKPIDPSRTDPTVLLFVESQYSQLGQDITAILESSKFQYHMAIAPAKGDIPPLTDNGRGKYTIVIYENILKYVSMDSWNRELLEKYCVEYSVSIIGFHKANENSSPSSRLKGLPLQLYNNVALRDCVVNPRSPLLRITKAPRLEQGPLPGQDWTVFQFNHSTYQPVLLGELQPARPTPASLPRAALHATVIQDLGLHDGIQRVLFGNNLTFWLHKLIFIDAISFLSGKKLMLSLERYILVDIDDIFVGKEGTRMNINDVKS; encoded by the coding sequence ATGAATCTCATCGGGAAGCTCCGCAGAAGCTTCCGAATGCTGGTCATTCTCCTGGCCACCTTCTGCTTGGCAAGTATTGTCATCTCCGCCTATTTCCTCTACACTGGCTACAAGCAGGAAATGGCCCTCGTGGAAAGCACTGGGCAAGCAGAGTGCGAGGACCTCAAGCTTCTGCCCTACAGGTCTGCGGAGCTGAGAACACCTAAGCCAATTGATCCCTCTAGGACTGATCCCACTGTGCTCCTGTTTGTGGAAAGCCAGTACTCCCAGCTGGGGCAAGACATCACAGCCATCCTCGAGTCCAGCAAGTTTCAGTACCACATGGCCATTGCACCAGCCAAGGGGGACATTCCCCCTCTCACAGACAACGGGAGAGGGAAGTACACCATTGTTATATACgagaatattttaaagtacGTGTCCATGGACTCGTGGAATAGAGAGCTTCTGGAAAAATACTGTGTGGAATACAGTGTTAGCATAATTGGTTTTCATAAAGCCAACGAGaacagctcccccagcagcaggctgAAAGGGCTGCCCTTGCAGCTGTACAACAACGTGGCGCTGCGAGACTGCGTGGTGAACCCTCGCTCGCCCCTGCTGCGCATCACAAAAgcgcccaggctggagcagggccccCTGCCTGGCCAGGACTGGACGGTGTTCCAGTTCAACCACTCCACCTACCAGCCCGTGCTGCTGGGcgagctgcagccagccaggcccACCCCGGCCTCGCTGCCCCGCGCTGCTCTCCATGCGACTGTCATCCAGGACCTGGGCCTGCACGATGGCATCCAGAGAGTCCTCTTTGGGAACAACCTGACCTTCTGGCTCCACAAGCTCATCTTCATCGACGCCATCTCCTTCCTGTCAGGGAAGAAGCTGATGCTGTCCTTGGAGAGGTACATTCTGGTGGACATTGATGACATCTTCGTGGGAAAGGAGGGGACGAGGATGAACATCAACGATGTGAAG
- the LOC136555872 gene encoding bifunctional heparan sulfate N-deacetylase/N-sulfotransferase 4-like isoform X2 has product MNLIGKLRRSFRMLVILLATFCLASIVISAYFLYTGYKQEMALVESTGQAECEDLKLLPYRSAELRTPKPIDPSRTDPTVLLFVESQYSQLGQDITAILESSKFQYHMAIAPAKGDIPPLTDNGRGKYTIVIYENILKYVSMDSWNRELLEKYCVEYSVSIIGFHKANENSSPSSRLKGLPLQLYNNVALRDCVVNPRSPLLRITKAPRLEQGPLPGQDWTVFQFNHSTYQPVLLGELQPARPTPASLPRAALHATVIQDLGLHDGIQRVLFGNNLTFWLHKLIFIDAISFLSGKKLMLSLERYILVDIDDIFVGKEGTRMNINDVKALLLKIYCTLRLQILPSTLDFQENFTTQHTYHT; this is encoded by the coding sequence ATGAATCTCATCGGGAAGCTCCGCAGAAGCTTCCGAATGCTGGTCATTCTCCTGGCCACCTTCTGCTTGGCAAGTATTGTCATCTCCGCCTATTTCCTCTACACTGGCTACAAGCAGGAAATGGCCCTCGTGGAAAGCACTGGGCAAGCAGAGTGCGAGGACCTCAAGCTTCTGCCCTACAGGTCTGCGGAGCTGAGAACACCTAAGCCAATTGATCCCTCTAGGACTGATCCCACTGTGCTCCTGTTTGTGGAAAGCCAGTACTCCCAGCTGGGGCAAGACATCACAGCCATCCTCGAGTCCAGCAAGTTTCAGTACCACATGGCCATTGCACCAGCCAAGGGGGACATTCCCCCTCTCACAGACAACGGGAGAGGGAAGTACACCATTGTTATATACgagaatattttaaagtacGTGTCCATGGACTCGTGGAATAGAGAGCTTCTGGAAAAATACTGTGTGGAATACAGTGTTAGCATAATTGGTTTTCATAAAGCCAACGAGaacagctcccccagcagcaggctgAAAGGGCTGCCCTTGCAGCTGTACAACAACGTGGCGCTGCGAGACTGCGTGGTGAACCCTCGCTCGCCCCTGCTGCGCATCACAAAAgcgcccaggctggagcagggccccCTGCCTGGCCAGGACTGGACGGTGTTCCAGTTCAACCACTCCACCTACCAGCCCGTGCTGCTGGGcgagctgcagccagccaggcccACCCCGGCCTCGCTGCCCCGCGCTGCTCTCCATGCGACTGTCATCCAGGACCTGGGCCTGCACGATGGCATCCAGAGAGTCCTCTTTGGGAACAACCTGACCTTCTGGCTCCACAAGCTCATCTTCATCGACGCCATCTCCTTCCTGTCAGGGAAGAAGCTGATGCTGTCCTTGGAGAGGTACATTCTGGTGGACATTGATGACATCTTCGTGGGAAAGGAGGGGACGAGGATGAACATCAACGATGTGAAG
- the LOC136555872 gene encoding bifunctional heparan sulfate N-deacetylase/N-sulfotransferase 4-like isoform X1: MNLIGKLRRSFRMLVILLATFCLASIVISAYFLYTGYKQEMALVESTGQAECEDLKLLPYRSAELRTPKPIDPSRTDPTVLLFVESQYSQLGQDITAILESSKFQYHMAIAPAKGDIPPLTDNGRGKYTIVIYENILKYVSMDSWNRELLEKYCVEYSVSIIGFHKANENSSPSSRLKGLPLQLYNNVALRDCVVNPRSPLLRITKAPRLEQGPLPGQDWTVFQFNHSTYQPVLLGELQPARPTPASLPRAALHATVIQDLGLHDGIQRVLFGNNLTFWLHKLIFIDAISFLSGKKLMLSLERYILVDIDDIFVGKEGTRMNINDVKACSALFLSLLLSSSQNSTRRLPFKTSPSLHLQNPKRAKGKKEPEEVTAPA; the protein is encoded by the exons ATGAATCTCATCGGGAAGCTCCGCAGAAGCTTCCGAATGCTGGTCATTCTCCTGGCCACCTTCTGCTTGGCAAGTATTGTCATCTCCGCCTATTTCCTCTACACTGGCTACAAGCAGGAAATGGCCCTCGTGGAAAGCACTGGGCAAGCAGAGTGCGAGGACCTCAAGCTTCTGCCCTACAGGTCTGCGGAGCTGAGAACACCTAAGCCAATTGATCCCTCTAGGACTGATCCCACTGTGCTCCTGTTTGTGGAAAGCCAGTACTCCCAGCTGGGGCAAGACATCACAGCCATCCTCGAGTCCAGCAAGTTTCAGTACCACATGGCCATTGCACCAGCCAAGGGGGACATTCCCCCTCTCACAGACAACGGGAGAGGGAAGTACACCATTGTTATATACgagaatattttaaagtacGTGTCCATGGACTCGTGGAATAGAGAGCTTCTGGAAAAATACTGTGTGGAATACAGTGTTAGCATAATTGGTTTTCATAAAGCCAACGAGaacagctcccccagcagcaggctgAAAGGGCTGCCCTTGCAGCTGTACAACAACGTGGCGCTGCGAGACTGCGTGGTGAACCCTCGCTCGCCCCTGCTGCGCATCACAAAAgcgcccaggctggagcagggccccCTGCCTGGCCAGGACTGGACGGTGTTCCAGTTCAACCACTCCACCTACCAGCCCGTGCTGCTGGGcgagctgcagccagccaggcccACCCCGGCCTCGCTGCCCCGCGCTGCTCTCCATGCGACTGTCATCCAGGACCTGGGCCTGCACGATGGCATCCAGAGAGTCCTCTTTGGGAACAACCTGACCTTCTGGCTCCACAAGCTCATCTTCATCGACGCCATCTCCTTCCTGTCAGGGAAGAAGCTGATGCTGTCCTTGGAGAGGTACATTCTGGTGGACATTGATGACATCTTCGTGGGAAAGGAGGGGACGAGGATGAACATCAACGATGTGAAG GCCTGTTCTGCATTATTTCTCTCACTTTTGCTGTCAAGTAGCCAGAACAGTACAAGACGGTTGCCTTTTAAAACCTCACCATCACTGCATttacaaaacccaaaaagagcaaaaggaaaaaaagagcctGAAGAAGTCACAGCCCCAGCATGA